A portion of the Anabas testudineus chromosome 22, fAnaTes1.2, whole genome shotgun sequence genome contains these proteins:
- the six4a gene encoding homeobox protein SIX4a — MSSSSAGEVTTANDIKRENVKEVDKRECIKLVALDAAELSMERTTPNTDAVRTELLVSAASSLAFSPEQVACVCEALQQGGNVDRLARFLWSLPQSDLLRGNESILKAQALVAFHQARYQELYSILENHSFSPSNHTFLQDLWYKARYTEAEKARGRPLGAVDKYRIRRKYPLPRTIWDGEETVYCFKERSRNALKDLYNQNRYPSPAEKRNLAKITGLSLTQVSNWFKNRRQRDRNPSEAQSKSESDGNHSTEDESSKGHEELSPRPLSNSSDGVITHGIQTGPLESGVVIQQIGDIKMPPGSSSGSLYNGSLVTSNTSSTVFHNGGSSYLHTPGNILFNGLNLGIQPLAFNSLRPAGGVLLGGSGVDMQMQTGQEKGLGSSAEDSSLQYASYSGCLNGAEVKLEGVHTMAAQNGGSSVLTFSSSSGPLQLGSYSLVQVPSGVSDSDGTSLLNSDVGLPPLQLSSATSASPITQQGTMPLNNVAVSSSSDDVMDKLTMTSLHHSTVLYSMSNASQPCIKKEPLEGGVYSSYHHGLHLDPSGQINYSTPNSEEVPSSQVPTSTSEVTAVSSSSPEPEVYTTLTISTPLMAPTDPSSHHHQSTEYLGNHEVRGPPSSQLMGSSMNNNYINLSESKVDGTGSGGVNEMVRAMCGEMEAVEGKELAKLQTVQMDEDMANL; from the exons atgtcttcttcttctgccgGAGAAGTCACAACAGCAAATGACATCAAGAGGGAAAATGTGAAGGAGGTGGATAAGCGGGAGTGCATCAAGCTTGTGGCGCTGGACGCGGCGGAGTTGTCCATGGAGCGCACGACTCCCAACACGGACGCGGTGCGCACGGAGTTGTTGGTGAGCGCCGCTTCCTCTCTGGCTTTCTCCCCGGAGCAAGTGGCGTGTGTCTGCGAAGCTTTGCAGCAGGGAGGCAATGTGGACCGGCTGGCCAGGTTCCTGTGGTCACTACCACAGAGTGACCTGCTACGCGGCAACGAAAGCATCTTAAAAGCCCAAGCCCTCGTTGCTTTCCACCAAGCTCGGTATCAGGAGCTTTACAGTATTTTGGAAAACCACAGTTTCAGTCCGTCCAACCACACCTTTCTGCAAGATCTGTGGTACAAAGCCCGCTACACCGAGGCAGAGAAGGCGCGGGGGAGACCCCTGGGAGCCGTGGACAAGTACAGGATCCGTAGAAAGTACCCTCTCCCTAGGACTATCTGGGACGGCGAGGAGACAGTGTATTGTTTCAAGGAGAGGTCGCGGAACGCACTGAAGGATTTGTATAATCAGAATAGGTACCCCTCTCCTGCCGAGAAGCGAAATCTCGCCAAGATTACTGGACTCTCCTTGACCCAGGTCAGCAACTGgtttaaaaacagaagacagcGAGACAGAAACCCGTCCGAGGCACAGTCAAAAAG tGAATCTGATGgaaaccacagcacagaggatgAGTCAAGTAAAGGCCATGAGGAACTGTCACCCCGGCCCCTTTCAAACTCCTCAGATGGGGTGATCACCCATGGGATTCAAACTGGGCCTCTAGAGAGTGGGGTGGTTATCCAACAAATCGGGGACATCAAGATGCCCCCTGGATCCAGCAGTGGAAGTCTCTACAATGGAAGTCTAGTGACCAGTAACACCTCGTCCACCGTGTTTCACAATGGTGGCTCATCTTACCTCCACACACCTGGAAACATCCTCTTCAACGGGCTCAATCTGGGCATCCAGCCGTTGGCCTTCAACTCTCTGAGGCCGGCTGGAGGGGTATTGCTGGGGGGCTCTGGAGTGGACATGCAGATGCAGACGGGGCAGGAGAAGGGACTGGGCAGTTCTGCTGAGGACTCGAGCCTACAGTACGCCTCGTACTCTGGCTGTTTGAATGGAGCAGAGGTGAAACTGGAAGGCGTTCACACAATGGCCGCTCAGAACGGAGGTTCGTCTGTGCTGACATTTAGCTCATCATCAGGGCCCCTGCAGTTAGGTAGCTACAGTCTGGTCCAGGTACCAAGTGGAGTCTCTGATAGCGATGGCACCTCATTACTCAACAGTGATGTTGGTCTTCCACCCCTGCAGCTGTCATCTGCTACCTCTGCCTCACCAATCACACAACAAG GTACTATGCCTCTGAACAATGTAGCAGTGAGCTCCTCAAGTGACGATGTCATGGACAAACTGACCATGACATCTCTGCACCACAGCACAGTCCTCTACAGCATGAGCAATGCCAGCCAGCCCTGCATCAAGAAGGAGCCTCTGGAAGGAGGTGTCTACTCCTCATATCACCACGGGCTCCATTTAGACCCTAGCGGTCAGATCAACTACTCCACCCCCAACTCAGAAGAGGTTCCCTCTAGCCAAGTTCCCACCTCGACCTCAGAGGTCAcagctgtcagttcgtccagCCCCGAGCCGGAAGTCTACACCACCCTCACCATCAGCACACCCCTGATGGCCCCAACAGACCCAAGCAGCCACCACCATCAGTCCACAGAGTACCTAGGGAACCATGAGGTCCGTGGACCCCCATCCTCACAACTGATGGGCTCCAGCATGAACAACAACTACATAAACCTTTCAGAGAGCAAGGTGGACGGCACAGGCTCGGGAGGTGTAAATGAGATGGTGCGGGCAATGTGCGGGGAGATGGAAGCTGTGGAGGGGAAGGAGCTAGCCAAACTACAGACAGTGCAGATGGATGAGGACATGGCTAACCTCTAA